A portion of the Symphalangus syndactylus isolate Jambi chromosome 13, NHGRI_mSymSyn1-v2.1_pri, whole genome shotgun sequence genome contains these proteins:
- the LOC129460674 gene encoding leukocyte immunoglobulin-like receptor subfamily A member 3 isoform X26, with product MTAMHRGLIHPQSRAVGGDAMTPILMVLICLGLSLGPRTHVQAGTLPKPTLWAQPGSVITQGSPVTLRCQGGLKAQEYRLYREKKLASWITLIRPELVKKGRFHIPSVTWEHTGRYRCQYHSHTRWSEPSDPLELVMTGVYSKPTLSALPSPVVASGENVTLQCVSQVAFDGFILCKEGEDEHPQCLNSQPRTRGTSQAVFSVGPVSPSRRWSYRCYAYDSRSPYEWSSPSDLLELLVPGASKKPSLSVQPGPVVTPGEELTLQCGSDVGYDRFVLYKEGERDFLQRPGRQPQAGLSHANFTLRPVRVSHGGQYRCYGAHKLSSEWSAPSDPLDILITGQIYDTVSLSVQPGPTVASGENVTLLCQSQSPTDTFLLTKDEAAHHPLRLRSQHQAQQHQAEFPMSPVTSAHAGTYRCYGSLNSDPYLLTHPSEPLELVVSGPSGGPSSPTTGPTSTPAGLEDQPLTPTGSDPQSDPAGPEDQPLTPMGSDPQSGLGRHLGVVTGILVAFVLLLLLLLLFLVFRHRRHGKCWTSAQRKADFQHPAGAVEPEPIDRGLQRRASPAADAQEENLYAAVKDTQFEDGVEMDTQHRHGGPLLVQHAASRLLRPHSLLLSWDLVGLLSGPLPAPRPLFGRLVVRALPGPQEDEE from the exons ATGACTGCCATG CACCGAGGGCTCATCCATCCGCAGAGCAGGGCAGTGGGAGGAGACGCCATGACCCCCATCCTCATGGTCCTGATCTGTCTCG GGCTGAGTCTGGGCCCCAGGACCCACGTGCAGGCAG GGACCCTCCCCAAGCCCACCCTCTGGGCTCAGCCAGGCTCTGTCATCACCCAGGGGAGTCCCGTGACCCTCAGGTGTCAGGGCGGCCTTAAAGCCCAGGAGTACCGTCTATATAGGGAGAAAAAATTAGCATCCTGGATTACACTGATACGACCAGAGCTTGTGAAGAAGGGCCGGTTCCACATTCCATCCGTCACCTGGGAACACACAGGGCGGTATCGCTGTCAGTATCACAGCCACACTCGGTGGTCAGAGCCCAGTGACCCCCTGGAGCTGGTGATGACAG GAGTCTACAGCAAACCCACCCTctcagccctgcccagccctgtggTGGCCTCAGGAGAGAATGTGACCCTCCAGTGTGTCTCACAGGTGGCATTTGATGGCTTCATTCTGTGTAAGGAAGGAGAAGATGAACACCCACAATGCCTGAACTCCCAGCCTCGTACCCGTGGGACATCTCAGGCCGTCTTCTCCGTGGGCCCCGTGAGCCCGAGTCGCAGGTGGTCGTACAGATGCTATGCTTATGACTCGCGCTCTCCCTATGAATGGTCTTCACCCAGTGATCTCCTGGAGCTCCTGGTCCCAG GGGCTTCTAAGAAGCCATCGCTCTCAGTGCAGCCGGGCCCTGTCGTGACCCCTGGGGAGGAGCTGACCCTCCAGTGTGGCTCTGATGTCGGCTACGACAGATTTGTTCTGTACAAGGAGGGAGAACGTGACTTCCTCCAGCGTCCTGGCCGGCAGCCCCAGGCTGGGCTCTCCCACGCCAACTTCACCCTGAGGCCTGTGAGGGTCTCCCACGGCGGCCAGTACAGATGCTATGGTGCACACAAACTCTCCTCCGAGTGGTCGGCCCCCAGTGACCCCCTGGACATCCTAATCACAG GACAGATCTATGACACGGTCTCCCTCTCGGTGCAGCCGGGCCCCACGGTGGCCTCAGGAGAGAATGTCACCCTGCTGTGTCAGTCACAGAGCCCGACGGACACTTTCCTTCTGACCAAGGATGAGGCAGCCCATCACCCGCTGCGTCTGAGATCACAGCACCAAGCTCAGCAGCACCAGGCTGAATTCCCCATGAGTCCTGTGACCTCAGCCCATGCGGGGACCTACAGGTGCTACGGCTCACTCAACTCCGACCCCTACCTGCTGACTCACCCCAGTGAGCCCCTGGAGCTCGTGGTCTCAG GACCCTCTGGGGGCCCCAGCTCCCCTAcaacaggccccacctccacacCTG CAGGCCTTGAGGACCAGCCCCTTACCCCTACGGGGTCGGATCCCCAGAGTG ACCCAGCAGGCCCTGAGGACCAGCCCCTCACCCCCATGGGGTCGGATCCCCAGAGTG GTCTGGGAAGGCACCTGGGGGTTGTGACCGGCATCTTGGTGGCCTTCGTcctgctgctcctcctcctcctcctcttcctcgtcTTCCGACATCGACGTCACGGCAAATGCTGGACATCGG CCCAGAGAAAAGCTGATTTCCAGCATCCTGCAGGGGCTGTGGAGCCAGAGCCCATAGACAGAGGCCTGCAGAGGAG GGCCAGCCCAGCTGCCGATGCCCAGGAAGAAAACCTCT ATGCTGCCGTGAAGGACACACAGTTTGAGGACGGGGTGGAGATGGACACTcag CATCGTCACGGTGGGCCCCTCCTTGTCCAGCACGCTGCCTCCCGCCTGCTGCGACCTCACTCTCTCCTGCTGTCCTGGGACCTCGTGGGCCTCCTCTCGGGTCCCCTTCCTGCTCCGCGTCCTCTGTTTGGCCGTCTGGTTGTTAGAGCGCTCCCTGGGCCTCAGGAAGATGAGGAATAA
- the LOC129460674 gene encoding leukocyte immunoglobulin-like receptor subfamily A member 3 isoform X29, producing MTAMHRGLIHPQSRAVGGDAMTPILMVLICLGLSLGPRTHVQAGTLPKPTLWAQPGSVITQGSPVTLRCQGGLKAQEYRLYREKKLASWITLIRPELVKKGRFHIPSVTWEHTGRYRCQYHSHTRWSEPSDPLELVMTGVYSKPTLSALPSPVVASGENVTLQCVSQVAFDGFILCKEGEDEHPQCLNSQPRTRGTSQAVFSVGPVSPSRRWSYRCYAYDSRSPYEWSSPSDLLELLVPGASKKPSLSVQPGPVVTPGEELTLQCGSDVGYDRFVLYKEGERDFLQRPGRQPQAGLSHANFTLRPVRVSHGGQYRCYGAHKLSSEWSAPSDPLDILITGQIYDTVSLSVQPGPTVASGENVTLLCQSQSPTDTFLLTKDEAAHHPLRLRSQHQAQQHQAEFPMSPVTSAHAGTYRCYGSLNSDPYLLTHPSEPLELVVSGPSGGPSSPTTGPTSTPGLEDQPLTPTGSDPQSGLGRHLGVVTGILVAFVLLLLLLLLFLVFRHRRHGKCWTSAQRKADFQHPAGAVEPEPIDRGLQRRASPAADAQEENLYAAVKDTQFEDGVEMDTQHRHGGPLLVQHAASRLLRPHSLLLSWDLVGLLSGPLPAPRPLFGRLVVRALPGPQEDEE from the exons ATGACTGCCATG CACCGAGGGCTCATCCATCCGCAGAGCAGGGCAGTGGGAGGAGACGCCATGACCCCCATCCTCATGGTCCTGATCTGTCTCG GGCTGAGTCTGGGCCCCAGGACCCACGTGCAGGCAG GGACCCTCCCCAAGCCCACCCTCTGGGCTCAGCCAGGCTCTGTCATCACCCAGGGGAGTCCCGTGACCCTCAGGTGTCAGGGCGGCCTTAAAGCCCAGGAGTACCGTCTATATAGGGAGAAAAAATTAGCATCCTGGATTACACTGATACGACCAGAGCTTGTGAAGAAGGGCCGGTTCCACATTCCATCCGTCACCTGGGAACACACAGGGCGGTATCGCTGTCAGTATCACAGCCACACTCGGTGGTCAGAGCCCAGTGACCCCCTGGAGCTGGTGATGACAG GAGTCTACAGCAAACCCACCCTctcagccctgcccagccctgtggTGGCCTCAGGAGAGAATGTGACCCTCCAGTGTGTCTCACAGGTGGCATTTGATGGCTTCATTCTGTGTAAGGAAGGAGAAGATGAACACCCACAATGCCTGAACTCCCAGCCTCGTACCCGTGGGACATCTCAGGCCGTCTTCTCCGTGGGCCCCGTGAGCCCGAGTCGCAGGTGGTCGTACAGATGCTATGCTTATGACTCGCGCTCTCCCTATGAATGGTCTTCACCCAGTGATCTCCTGGAGCTCCTGGTCCCAG GGGCTTCTAAGAAGCCATCGCTCTCAGTGCAGCCGGGCCCTGTCGTGACCCCTGGGGAGGAGCTGACCCTCCAGTGTGGCTCTGATGTCGGCTACGACAGATTTGTTCTGTACAAGGAGGGAGAACGTGACTTCCTCCAGCGTCCTGGCCGGCAGCCCCAGGCTGGGCTCTCCCACGCCAACTTCACCCTGAGGCCTGTGAGGGTCTCCCACGGCGGCCAGTACAGATGCTATGGTGCACACAAACTCTCCTCCGAGTGGTCGGCCCCCAGTGACCCCCTGGACATCCTAATCACAG GACAGATCTATGACACGGTCTCCCTCTCGGTGCAGCCGGGCCCCACGGTGGCCTCAGGAGAGAATGTCACCCTGCTGTGTCAGTCACAGAGCCCGACGGACACTTTCCTTCTGACCAAGGATGAGGCAGCCCATCACCCGCTGCGTCTGAGATCACAGCACCAAGCTCAGCAGCACCAGGCTGAATTCCCCATGAGTCCTGTGACCTCAGCCCATGCGGGGACCTACAGGTGCTACGGCTCACTCAACTCCGACCCCTACCTGCTGACTCACCCCAGTGAGCCCCTGGAGCTCGTGGTCTCAG GACCCTCTGGGGGCCCCAGCTCCCCTAcaacaggccccacctccacacCTG GCCTTGAGGACCAGCCCCTTACCCCTACGGGGTCGGATCCCCAGAGTG GTCTGGGAAGGCACCTGGGGGTTGTGACCGGCATCTTGGTGGCCTTCGTcctgctgctcctcctcctcctcctcttcctcgtcTTCCGACATCGACGTCACGGCAAATGCTGGACATCGG CCCAGAGAAAAGCTGATTTCCAGCATCCTGCAGGGGCTGTGGAGCCAGAGCCCATAGACAGAGGCCTGCAGAGGAG GGCCAGCCCAGCTGCCGATGCCCAGGAAGAAAACCTCT ATGCTGCCGTGAAGGACACACAGTTTGAGGACGGGGTGGAGATGGACACTcag CATCGTCACGGTGGGCCCCTCCTTGTCCAGCACGCTGCCTCCCGCCTGCTGCGACCTCACTCTCTCCTGCTGTCCTGGGACCTCGTGGGCCTCCTCTCGGGTCCCCTTCCTGCTCCGCGTCCTCTGTTTGGCCGTCTGGTTGTTAGAGCGCTCCCTGGGCCTCAGGAAGATGAGGAATAA
- the LOC129460674 gene encoding leukocyte immunoglobulin-like receptor subfamily A member 3 isoform X27: MTAMHRGLIHPQSRAVGGDAMTPILMVLICLGLSLGPRTHVQAGTLPKPTLWAQPGSVITQGSPVTLRCQGGLKAQEYRLYREKKLASWITLIRPELVKKGRFHIPSVTWEHTGRYRCQYHSHTRWSEPSDPLELVMTGVYSKPTLSALPSPVVASGENVTLQCVSQVAFDGFILCKEGEDEHPQCLNSQPRTRGTSQAVFSVGPVSPSRRWSYRCYAYDSRSPYEWSSPSDLLELLVPGASKKPSLSVQPGPVVTPGEELTLQCGSDVGYDRFVLYKEGERDFLQRPGRQPQAGLSHANFTLRPVRVSHGGQYRCYGAHKLSSEWSAPSDPLDILITGQIYDTVSLSVQPGPTVASGENVTLLCQSQSPTDTFLLTKDEAAHHPLRLRSQHQAQQHQAEFPMSPVTSAHAGTYRCYGSLNSDPYLLTHPSEPLELVVSGPSGGPSSPTTGPTSTPGLEDQPLTPTGSDPQSDPAGPEDQPLTPMGSDPQSGLGRHLGVVTGILVAFVLLLLLLLLFLVFRHRRHGKCWTSAQRKADFQHPAGAVEPEPIDRGLQRRASPAADAQEENLYAAVKDTQFEDGVEMDTQHRHGGPLLVQHAASRLLRPHSLLLSWDLVGLLSGPLPAPRPLFGRLVVRALPGPQEDEE, encoded by the exons ATGACTGCCATG CACCGAGGGCTCATCCATCCGCAGAGCAGGGCAGTGGGAGGAGACGCCATGACCCCCATCCTCATGGTCCTGATCTGTCTCG GGCTGAGTCTGGGCCCCAGGACCCACGTGCAGGCAG GGACCCTCCCCAAGCCCACCCTCTGGGCTCAGCCAGGCTCTGTCATCACCCAGGGGAGTCCCGTGACCCTCAGGTGTCAGGGCGGCCTTAAAGCCCAGGAGTACCGTCTATATAGGGAGAAAAAATTAGCATCCTGGATTACACTGATACGACCAGAGCTTGTGAAGAAGGGCCGGTTCCACATTCCATCCGTCACCTGGGAACACACAGGGCGGTATCGCTGTCAGTATCACAGCCACACTCGGTGGTCAGAGCCCAGTGACCCCCTGGAGCTGGTGATGACAG GAGTCTACAGCAAACCCACCCTctcagccctgcccagccctgtggTGGCCTCAGGAGAGAATGTGACCCTCCAGTGTGTCTCACAGGTGGCATTTGATGGCTTCATTCTGTGTAAGGAAGGAGAAGATGAACACCCACAATGCCTGAACTCCCAGCCTCGTACCCGTGGGACATCTCAGGCCGTCTTCTCCGTGGGCCCCGTGAGCCCGAGTCGCAGGTGGTCGTACAGATGCTATGCTTATGACTCGCGCTCTCCCTATGAATGGTCTTCACCCAGTGATCTCCTGGAGCTCCTGGTCCCAG GGGCTTCTAAGAAGCCATCGCTCTCAGTGCAGCCGGGCCCTGTCGTGACCCCTGGGGAGGAGCTGACCCTCCAGTGTGGCTCTGATGTCGGCTACGACAGATTTGTTCTGTACAAGGAGGGAGAACGTGACTTCCTCCAGCGTCCTGGCCGGCAGCCCCAGGCTGGGCTCTCCCACGCCAACTTCACCCTGAGGCCTGTGAGGGTCTCCCACGGCGGCCAGTACAGATGCTATGGTGCACACAAACTCTCCTCCGAGTGGTCGGCCCCCAGTGACCCCCTGGACATCCTAATCACAG GACAGATCTATGACACGGTCTCCCTCTCGGTGCAGCCGGGCCCCACGGTGGCCTCAGGAGAGAATGTCACCCTGCTGTGTCAGTCACAGAGCCCGACGGACACTTTCCTTCTGACCAAGGATGAGGCAGCCCATCACCCGCTGCGTCTGAGATCACAGCACCAAGCTCAGCAGCACCAGGCTGAATTCCCCATGAGTCCTGTGACCTCAGCCCATGCGGGGACCTACAGGTGCTACGGCTCACTCAACTCCGACCCCTACCTGCTGACTCACCCCAGTGAGCCCCTGGAGCTCGTGGTCTCAG GACCCTCTGGGGGCCCCAGCTCCCCTAcaacaggccccacctccacacCTG GCCTTGAGGACCAGCCCCTTACCCCTACGGGGTCGGATCCCCAGAGTG ACCCAGCAGGCCCTGAGGACCAGCCCCTCACCCCCATGGGGTCGGATCCCCAGAGTG GTCTGGGAAGGCACCTGGGGGTTGTGACCGGCATCTTGGTGGCCTTCGTcctgctgctcctcctcctcctcctcttcctcgtcTTCCGACATCGACGTCACGGCAAATGCTGGACATCGG CCCAGAGAAAAGCTGATTTCCAGCATCCTGCAGGGGCTGTGGAGCCAGAGCCCATAGACAGAGGCCTGCAGAGGAG GGCCAGCCCAGCTGCCGATGCCCAGGAAGAAAACCTCT ATGCTGCCGTGAAGGACACACAGTTTGAGGACGGGGTGGAGATGGACACTcag CATCGTCACGGTGGGCCCCTCCTTGTCCAGCACGCTGCCTCCCGCCTGCTGCGACCTCACTCTCTCCTGCTGTCCTGGGACCTCGTGGGCCTCCTCTCGGGTCCCCTTCCTGCTCCGCGTCCTCTGTTTGGCCGTCTGGTTGTTAGAGCGCTCCCTGGGCCTCAGGAAGATGAGGAATAA
- the LOC129460674 gene encoding leukocyte immunoglobulin-like receptor subfamily A member 3 isoform X28 yields the protein MTAMHRGLIHPQSRAVGGDAMTPILMVLICLGLSLGPRTHVQAGTLPKPTLWAQPGSVITQGSPVTLRCQGGLKAQEYRLYREKKLASWITLIRPELVKKGRFHIPSVTWEHTGRYRCQYHSHTRWSEPSDPLELVMTGVYSKPTLSALPSPVVASGENVTLQCVSQVAFDGFILCKEGEDEHPQCLNSQPRTRGTSQAVFSVGPVSPSRRWSYRCYAYDSRSPYEWSSPSDLLELLVPGASKKPSLSVQPGPVVTPGEELTLQCGSDVGYDRFVLYKEGERDFLQRPGRQPQAGLSHANFTLRPVRVSHGGQYRCYGAHKLSSEWSAPSDPLDILITGQIYDTVSLSVQPGPTVASGENVTLLCQSQSPTDTFLLTKDEAAHHPLRLRSQHQAQQHQAEFPMSPVTSAHAGTYRCYGSLNSDPYLLTHPSEPLELVVSGLEDQPLTPTGSDPQSDPAGPEDQPLTPMGSDPQSGLGRHLGVVTGILVAFVLLLLLLLLFLVFRHRRHGKCWTSAQRKADFQHPAGAVEPEPIDRGLQRRASPAADAQEENLYAAVKDTQFEDGVEMDTQHRHGGPLLVQHAASRLLRPHSLLLSWDLVGLLSGPLPAPRPLFGRLVVRALPGPQEDEE from the exons ATGACTGCCATG CACCGAGGGCTCATCCATCCGCAGAGCAGGGCAGTGGGAGGAGACGCCATGACCCCCATCCTCATGGTCCTGATCTGTCTCG GGCTGAGTCTGGGCCCCAGGACCCACGTGCAGGCAG GGACCCTCCCCAAGCCCACCCTCTGGGCTCAGCCAGGCTCTGTCATCACCCAGGGGAGTCCCGTGACCCTCAGGTGTCAGGGCGGCCTTAAAGCCCAGGAGTACCGTCTATATAGGGAGAAAAAATTAGCATCCTGGATTACACTGATACGACCAGAGCTTGTGAAGAAGGGCCGGTTCCACATTCCATCCGTCACCTGGGAACACACAGGGCGGTATCGCTGTCAGTATCACAGCCACACTCGGTGGTCAGAGCCCAGTGACCCCCTGGAGCTGGTGATGACAG GAGTCTACAGCAAACCCACCCTctcagccctgcccagccctgtggTGGCCTCAGGAGAGAATGTGACCCTCCAGTGTGTCTCACAGGTGGCATTTGATGGCTTCATTCTGTGTAAGGAAGGAGAAGATGAACACCCACAATGCCTGAACTCCCAGCCTCGTACCCGTGGGACATCTCAGGCCGTCTTCTCCGTGGGCCCCGTGAGCCCGAGTCGCAGGTGGTCGTACAGATGCTATGCTTATGACTCGCGCTCTCCCTATGAATGGTCTTCACCCAGTGATCTCCTGGAGCTCCTGGTCCCAG GGGCTTCTAAGAAGCCATCGCTCTCAGTGCAGCCGGGCCCTGTCGTGACCCCTGGGGAGGAGCTGACCCTCCAGTGTGGCTCTGATGTCGGCTACGACAGATTTGTTCTGTACAAGGAGGGAGAACGTGACTTCCTCCAGCGTCCTGGCCGGCAGCCCCAGGCTGGGCTCTCCCACGCCAACTTCACCCTGAGGCCTGTGAGGGTCTCCCACGGCGGCCAGTACAGATGCTATGGTGCACACAAACTCTCCTCCGAGTGGTCGGCCCCCAGTGACCCCCTGGACATCCTAATCACAG GACAGATCTATGACACGGTCTCCCTCTCGGTGCAGCCGGGCCCCACGGTGGCCTCAGGAGAGAATGTCACCCTGCTGTGTCAGTCACAGAGCCCGACGGACACTTTCCTTCTGACCAAGGATGAGGCAGCCCATCACCCGCTGCGTCTGAGATCACAGCACCAAGCTCAGCAGCACCAGGCTGAATTCCCCATGAGTCCTGTGACCTCAGCCCATGCGGGGACCTACAGGTGCTACGGCTCACTCAACTCCGACCCCTACCTGCTGACTCACCCCAGTGAGCCCCTGGAGCTCGTGGTCTCAG GCCTTGAGGACCAGCCCCTTACCCCTACGGGGTCGGATCCCCAGAGTG ACCCAGCAGGCCCTGAGGACCAGCCCCTCACCCCCATGGGGTCGGATCCCCAGAGTG GTCTGGGAAGGCACCTGGGGGTTGTGACCGGCATCTTGGTGGCCTTCGTcctgctgctcctcctcctcctcctcttcctcgtcTTCCGACATCGACGTCACGGCAAATGCTGGACATCGG CCCAGAGAAAAGCTGATTTCCAGCATCCTGCAGGGGCTGTGGAGCCAGAGCCCATAGACAGAGGCCTGCAGAGGAG GGCCAGCCCAGCTGCCGATGCCCAGGAAGAAAACCTCT ATGCTGCCGTGAAGGACACACAGTTTGAGGACGGGGTGGAGATGGACACTcag CATCGTCACGGTGGGCCCCTCCTTGTCCAGCACGCTGCCTCCCGCCTGCTGCGACCTCACTCTCTCCTGCTGTCCTGGGACCTCGTGGGCCTCCTCTCGGGTCCCCTTCCTGCTCCGCGTCCTCTGTTTGGCCGTCTGGTTGTTAGAGCGCTCCCTGGGCCTCAGGAAGATGAGGAATAA